TGGTGATATATAGTGAAGGTTAACAATAGTAATTATGATGATTGTtgtaacaatacaataatatcTCAATACATAGTCATCTTCTTAAATTTGTCATAATACTTTATTTAGATTCGAACCAAATAAAGTGTTCCGACTAGATATTTTTAGTTGGACAAACTACTTAAATCTCACTACTTTAGATCCTAATTACTAGGATTCACCatagtttgtaatattactTTCTATATCATATTTTGAtcgcgagatacatgtatcattaaaggcgagatacatgtatccaacAGTGTTAAAAGTCGAgatacataaattattaatttgaatCAAAGGGGTGTAActtatttccttaattaaagGTTTAATTGATGACAAATTAACAACCCAAACTGATTTATAGAATCCTTGCATATCAACTCTaacaagttttcctaaaataatgaaatcagAAACCAAAGTAATTTTGTAGTCTTAAACTTCATCTTTTTCATCCGTTCTTTTTTTGACAGTAAAggtgagatacatgtatcaatAAAGGTGAAATACGTGTATCCATCAATTTTAATATTGGAGAGTTCCCTTTATCGGGCCAATTTTGAAGTGGACCAACAAGTTTCTGCAGTgagagaaaataatttaaattgctAATTTaccattaaatattttaaaatatatgatataaatattaaaagtgttattatgtgtaattttttaaactatagataaattaagtatAAATAGAGTAGTAAAGTGTGTataattatgtagtttttcctttttagtttttttttttggtgtgtgATCTCACTCGTCTATTATGTAGTAAAATTAACCGTATAAACACATGTCATCTTATTAACTATACATGTTCACTTCAATAAGTCTTAAAACCtctaagtattttttatttaaatttgacgCATATAATTAAAGAAGCTGACATATTTTATACGTAAAACCTTTGAgtgtgtttttttattatttttcaaattcttatAAAAATCCACCCATATCCCAACATTGATAATTGGACATGTGGAAAATGCTTTAAAAAGGACACTATATTATTGTACACTCCCCACACACAAAGAACACACTCAATTAATGAGCTATCTTCTTCAGAATTCTCTAGTGAAGTTTCTGTTCATCAAAAATGGCTGTTGAAGTTTGTGTCAAGGCTGCTGTGGGTGCCCCTGATATCCTTGGAGACTGTAATTTCTCACCCCCTTTTAGATTATATGCATACCCTGTTGTGTGTGTTGTTTTTGATGCAGTTTTTAtgggttggtttgattttttttttctgaatttgTTGTGGTTTCTTGATTTTGAGGTACATTTAGATAAAGGGTATCTGTAAAGACTGTAAATTTCTTGCTCACTAAGATTTATACCTTTGTTTTTGTGTGTCTGTTGTTTTTGGGGCAAAATTTTacgggttggtttggatttttCTGAGTTTGTGATGGTTTCTTGATTTTGAGGTACATTTAGATAAAGGGTATCTGTAAAGACTGTAAATTTCTTGCTCACTAAGATTTATACCTTTGTTTTTGTGTGTGCTGTTTTTTGGGGTAAATTTTCATGggttggttttgatttttctGAGTTTGTGATGGTTTCTTGATTTTGAGGTACTTTTTAGATAAAGGGTACTTCTAAAGACTGTAaatttcttgctcccttagatTTATACCTTTGTTTTTGTGTGTCTGTTGTTTTTTGGGGCAAATTTTCAtgggttggtttggatttttCTGAATTTTGTGATGGTTTCTTGATTTTAAGGTACATTTAGCTAAAGGGTGTTTATAAAGACTGTAAATTTCTTGCTCGCTAAGATTTATAGCTTTGTTTTTGTGTGTCTGTGTTGTTTTTGGGGCAAATTTTCAtgggttggtttggattttcTGAATTTGTGATGGTTTCTTGATTCTAAGGTACATTTAGCTAAAGGGTACTTCTAAAGACTGTAAATTTCTTGCTCACTAAGATTTATACCTttgtttttgtgtgtgtgttgtTTTTGGGGGCAAATTTTCAtgggttggtttggattttcTGAATTTGTGATGGTTTCTTGATTCTAAGGTACATTTAGCTAAAGGGTACTTCTAAAGACTGTAAATTTCTTGCTCAGTAAGATTTATACCTTTGTTTTTGTGTGTCTGTTGTTTTTTGGGGCAAATTTTCATGTTGGTTTGGATTTTCTGAATTTGTGATGGTTTCTTGATTCTAAGGTACATTTAGCTAAAGGGTACTTCTAAAGACTGTAAATTTCTTTCTCACTAAGATTTATACCTTTGTTTTTGTGTGTCTATGTTGTTTTTTGGGGCAAATTTTCAAGGGTCGTTTGAATTTTTCTGAATTTGTGATGGTTTATTATTCTATGGTCAATTTAGTCTAAGGGTATTTCTGAGAATGTAATCTCTTACTCTCTAAGATTTATACCATTGTTTTGTGTTAGTTGTTAGTTTTGGACAAGTTTCCATGGGTTTggtttcattttttcttaattagtgGTAGTTTATTGATTCTAAGGTCCATTTAGCCAAAGGGGTACTTCTGAGACTGTAATCTTACCCTCTTAAGACATACCATTGCTTTAGTTTGTATGTGTGAGAGTGTTTTGCAAATTTTCATGGGTTTGGTTtcaatttttctgattttttatgGTTTTGTGATATTAAGGTCCATTTAGCCAAAGGGTACTTCTGACATTGGAGGAAAAGAAAGTGACTTACAAGAAGCACTTGATCAATGTTAGTGACAAGCCCAAATGGTAAATCTGAAGAAAAAAGTACTTTCTTTTTGTCCCAAAGGtaacatttttttcattctgAAACTGAAAATTTTGTTTTGGGGTTGTGATTTTAGGTTCTTGGAGGTGAACCCGGAGGGGAAAGTTCCCGTGATCAATTTTGGTGACAAATGGATCCCGGATTCTGATGTCATTGTTGGGATTATTGAAGAGAAATACCCAAATCCCTCTCTCATTGCTCCCCCTGAATTTGCCTCTGTGTATGTTTTCTTCTCTACTTTCTCCATGTGTTTAAATAAGTTTCTGTATTGACCACATTTCTCTAGACCTCGACTAAGTCCACTGGATACCagccacctcccaccagcaagCTGGACAAGGACAGGTGGGAAGAAATCATCTAGTGTTTTTGTCTCTGCTGAGATTTAAACCTGTGACGTCATGGTTCTCAACctacttcattgaccactaggccacacccttgggtgcttAATTTCTCTGGATGTTTTATTGGCTGCATCTCGGTATTTGCTTTAGATTTTAGTGTTTTGGGTAATGAATATACTTATAAGTTGGAACTTCATGTTGTATGTAGCAAAggttattaaaataaaagaagcaaGATACATTTTAACGCTTTCTTTGGCTTGAACTCCTTATAGAAATCAAAAGTGGAAGCGTTTTACAGAGTTGCTATATCCAATTACTTTAACATGGcatttttccttcaaaattcCGTGGAAAGGTTTCTTTGTTGTACTTCCCCAACCTTTTGTTCTTTATTCCTTGGAGGGAAGTGATTTGTGAATTCGTCTTAGGTTTCTGCAAGCTACATTTAAATGAAGTTTTGTGATAGTTCTCTTCACTTTTGTGGCTTGAGTTTCTTTAGATCAAGCAAAAACACTGTACTTCCTGTGTTCCAAATTGAATTtacatattttgatttaatcTTATATCTCAAATGTCTTAGGTGAGATTTGGTTTAAAATTCTGAAGAAAGTCTTTGTCTTTCTTGGCATTTGGTTGAAAACAGTTCTAATAACAATCTAAAGGTAGTTCTGCGGAAACTCTTTTTTGAACTTTTGCACCAAACACCACCTCTTGTATTTTAATCTTCCATTGCTGAATACAACATTTCTCTTACTTGTTTGGAGAAGCAAAAAGGCTACCATTGTGCTTCATATGTTTCACCTTTAGATTCTCACCTCTTAATATGCTAGTCAAATTGGACATTCAATATAGAACatagtaattattttgtttatctaTCCAGTGTTTCCTTTTAGATGATTGTCTCTATAATGTGTTTGTATGATTCATCATGGTAATAAGCTAGCATCTGTTGctgtttgatttttattttattgatgttgGCGGGTGGAATATCATCTGTAACTTGTTTGGGATTGCAGGGGCTCAAAAATATTTCCTACCTTCGTCTCGTTTCTGAAGAGCAAGGATTCTAGTGACGGTACTGAGCAGGCTCTCCTTGATGAACTGAAGGCATTGGAAGAGCATCTCAAGGCTCATGTATGCTGTTTTACATTGAACTGTCTGATATGTTTAACTTAAAGTATGCGTCTCTCATTTTTACCATGATCTTAACTTCTATTGGCTGTGAATTTCATCAGGGACCATATGCCAATGGGCAGAATGTTTGTTCAGTTGATATGAGCTTGGCTCCAAAACTGTACCATCTCGAGGTGGCTCTTGGACACTTCAAGAAGTGGAGTGTGCCTGAAAGCTTGAGTCACGTGCGTAATTACATGAAGGTATGCACTCTGTTACTCTCTGTGTCCTTGTGTGCGTGCATGGTCGGTATCTGCTTTGTCTGTGGGTGTTGAGAACATTCTTTGTGCTGGAGTAGTTTGTTTATGTCTTATCTATGTGTCGAAATGTCTCTAAAATTCAAACTCTGATGATTAGAATTTAAAAGAATAACCacattccatatatatatagttgtcaCAGTTTTACTGATTCAAATTCATTTGATCGTTCGAATCTAATACTAGATGTGATGATTTTCCATACCAAAAGTAGCTTTCGGCCGCtaccttttatatttttattcttaactACTGCTTCTTCCTATGTTGATTTGTTGCTGCACTGGtgtcggattcttcaaaaatacactacttttggaggatccacaCACACCCCCGGAGGCATTTCTGAGCTGTCCGGCTTAATAGTGTAATTCTATTATGAAGACAACCAAGTTTTTCATGTTTAGTTTCTGATATTACGATTGCATATTCTTTTGTTTCTCTATGTCCATGCTTTTGCTTATGCTAAATATGTCACATCTTCCAATTCTTTGAAACAACAGCAAAAATGGAACAAAAGTTGACACCTTTATGTTCTCCTTCTACAGCTGCTCTTCGAGCGAGAGTCGTTCCAGAATACCAAGGCTGAAGAAAAGTACGTCATCGCAGGGTGGGCTCCAAAGGTTTAACGCATGAACTGACTCGAAACTGTAATCGTGTTTTGTCTCGGGTAGTTAGCAGTTCGATGGGTGCAGCATTATGAACGTGATCTATATAGTATGATCTAAATAAATACGTTCATCGTTGGTCTGTCGATCGATCAATCCTTGTACTGTTTGTATACCTAATAAACGAGTCATGTTCTGAAACTTTTATTAGTTAATGTAAGGTGTTGATTGTTGATCTTTTGCTTCAGTTTTTGCTATACCGAATTGCCAGAAGGGATGTTATATTGACACTCCTTTactttattttagaaataatggtaaAAAAACACATCGGAACAATCACTTTTTTGCAATTTTCACACATCAACTACTTAGATAGTGATAGTTTTTTCAagtagaaaaaagaaacaactgAGTTTAGGCGTGTTTTTGATCGTtaaaaagagggagaaaagaaTAAAGGACATGCATAGTGTAGTGTGTAGAAAAGTTTCAAATTAGAGAAGCTTTTCCACTTGTTTAATAGTGTTCATGTCAGTTTGCGCACTCACCTCGAGTATTTTCTCGAGTCATCCTTTCCATTGATTGTTAAGCCACACCTcgttgattaaaaaaaaaatcatcgcATTTACTATAAGTTATAATGACAATTTTACGCCTTAATTCCAAACTAGTTGGGTTAGACAATATGAATCATTATTGATCATAACGTTTCATTTAACTTTGCCAATAATAATCTTGGGTTAGGTTGGATTAGCCCTTAAGGTGAATGCAAGTAGTGAACATAGTTCTTTTGAAGCGTCTTAGTACGTAGTTATCAAAGAGTGGGAGTAACGCAAGGACTGTTCCAAACTCGAATTTTCATAATACAGAATCACATTCACTATAAAGTTCATATTCCAAAAGGTGCAtgattaacaacaacaacatatccagtgaaaTTTCAGGTGAATATGGACCTTAATCTATCACgtgaaggtagagagattgtttccgaAGGAAAAGGTGCATGATTGAGATGTGAAAATGAACAAAGTAGCCCCCACTATGTTAACACTCCATTAGctaaataacaagaaaatcacaTGTCACATGAACTCTATGTTACAACAAAACAAGACAGCTAGAGGCCCAAATTCATTTGGCAACACCTCATAGAGGACACAAAAGATACCAACAGTGCCATGATTGAATTAGCATATAGCTAGTATAGTGAACATTTCAATAAAGTACCACATAGTACTATTGTCTGGCTATGTTGCTAACACTCTCTAAAATGTTATCACATCCATGTCAGATCTTCGAAAGTTGTACTACTTTTAGAGGATTCGACACACCTAATGACATTTTTTAGAGACGTATTAGTACTTCAATTACCACTTGCCTTTTGAGCTTGACACCATTTAACGAATATAATGAATATAATAGGATTTATGGCTACACAAACTGTTGAAGTCTTTTAGGTCAAGACTTCACCTTTGATGCATAGGCTACCGTGCTCTTTTAGGTCTATACACGACACGTAGACTCCTCGAACCATGACATACTTGCTTGTTTGAACGTAATTTTTTTCAACGCTACAATCAACAACACGATTATTTGTTATTCCTTATCTGATTTTTTAGTATGATCATGATCCAATAACAATTTCTGAATCATTGTACTTGCCTCCGCCTCTGCCACTGCCTCTGCCTTTGCCTCTGTTGCGCGATTTTTATTATGTGATTTAGCGTATGCCTCGAAGAACTCCCTGTTCTCTTTCTCTAACTCATTCCAcactgaaaaatataaataagtatcACAATGATCTGTTAGGTATACAAGAAATGACATATTAGCAATGGTGTAGCTAAGATTGTCAGTTGAACATTCTTCATCGGAAAATAGTATTGTGCATATTAGCAAACATCATTATGAGCAGTGAATAAGTTAATATTCATCTGTTAACTTTTAATATACTATCAGGTTATCGAGAAACACTATACCATCTATAATTAGTGGGACTagtaagtttttaaaaataatgatggTTGCTTGTTAtaacaagttaaaatatatttaaaaaattgaacagTGTCgttgtatataagttaaatccgATAGAAATATTACAACACTAACCAGTAACAGTGATGACAGATTTGATATTTGCATGCTTGGAAAGTGCCTCTATGCATTCCTCTTTAGTCATGTGAAAAATTAGACACTTTTCTATCAGGTGCTGCACCTAACATCAAGGACAATTAGGTTAGtacataataaaaacaaaaaacaagaaaaaaatccaaaataagttcccaattttcaaatacaaaatcaaGAATAAAGGTTGTCCCTTATTCCATGCATAAAGTGTTTCATGTTTATAAGTGGTCAAAAAATGGTCGCACCTTAAGAGGTTGTGTGATGTAGAAAGTCTACCATAATGTAACTATTAGTGACTGATTCAACAGCTTGAATCCTTGATCCATGACCTATAGGTCATAATTCACATGGTGACATGGAGACAATTTACCGTGCTCCAAGACTCCCtttcaaatacaaaatcaagaaaaaaggaCAGTCTGGTGGACGAAGTATCATGCGTTCATGAAGGGTCAAGGAAGGGttgcacccaagggtgtgtGAGTCTGGTGGACGAAGTACCCTGCGTTCATGAAGGGTCAAGGAAGGGTTGCACCCAAGGGTATGTGTTGTAGGCAGCCTAACCTGATGTAACCATCAATAGTTGATTCCACACCTTGAACTCATAAGTCATAACCTATATGTCATATAAAGACAACTTTACCGTTGCTTTAACATATATCACCCTTTCTAATATAGAATCAaaagaaggaaaacaaaaaaaaaagaaccctTGCTAATTCATTGAAGTATCATGATGAGAAGTTGgtgatcataaataaaaaatactaggTGAATTTTTTCTATTCGTCCAATTTTTGGTAAACAGAATTATTCGATACATTTATTGATGGGAATTAACAAGtactatataaaattaatcaagatGCACGCAAACTGATTCAGATaccacaattataaaaaaaaaaaaatagaaatatgaaTCTTTTAGTTACCATGTATATGTAAGAAGCAGGGGAATCCCCCATGATAAGTTTAGTAACTGATCTTCACAAAAAGCAacttgaagaaaatattatatgagAGATCAAATGCACaagaattatattatattgtatgatataatattatgataaaacatgaattatattatatagtgtACCAAAAGAGAAATGTAGTATTTTGTAGGGCCAAGAATCCCACGTGATAGATAAATGATAATTGGTGGAGAGAGGATTAGAGGAGATTTGTGAATGAccatatttttgtctttatagGATTATTATCATAGCCAGCAGCATAGCCAGCAGCCTCCACTTGATAATTTTGTCCATCTATAGACAAATAATCCAAAAGTAGATACGTTTCGATGTATTAAGCTTTTGTTATGTGAAGTTCGCATATTAGGGTAGAAAGTTAGTAAAGATGGGAGTGTTGTCTTGTCTTGTAAAGGTTTAGGATTGTTAGTGTGTCGTAGTACTAGTCGTATCCTTGTAGTTCTAGTTattatgttgtttattgtggTTCGATTATTACACTattttaatgttgttgttgtctctTTCTTGCAGACTTTACACTGT
The DNA window shown above is from Solanum stenotomum isolate F172 chromosome 6, ASM1918654v1, whole genome shotgun sequence and carries:
- the LOC125867822 gene encoding uncharacterized protein LOC125867822 isoform X1 is translated as MGDSPASYIYMVQHLIEKCLIFHMTKEECIEALSKHANIKSVITVTVWNELEKENREFFEAYAKSHNKNRATEAKAEAVAEAEASTMIQKLLLDHDHTKKSDKE
- the LOC125867684 gene encoding glutathione S-transferase DHAR2-like; amino-acid sequence: MAVEVCVKAAVGAPDILGDCPFSQRVLLTLEEKKVTYKKHLINVSDKPKWFLEVNPEGKVPVINFGDKWIPDSDVIVGIIEEKYPNPSLIAPPEFASVGSKIFPTFVSFLKSKDSSDGTEQALLDELKALEEHLKAHGPYANGQNVCSVDMSLAPKLYHLEVALGHFKKWSVPESLSHVRNYMKLLFERESFQNTKAEEKYVIAGWAPKV
- the LOC125867822 gene encoding uncharacterized protein LOC125867822 isoform X2, translated to MGDSPASYIYMHLIEKCLIFHMTKEECIEALSKHANIKSVITVTVWNELEKENREFFEAYAKSHNKNRATEAKAEAVAEAEASTMIQKLLLDHDHTKKSDKE